The following proteins are co-located in the Pseudoalteromonas sp. N1230-9 genome:
- the miaA gene encoding tRNA (adenosine(37)-N6)-dimethylallyltransferase MiaA encodes MNNLPVIFLMGPTAAGKTDLAISLCEHLNTEIISVDSALVYKDMNIGTAKPDADELVRAPHHLIDIIDPAESYSVADFRRDAIEKIDLFHKQGKVPVLVGGTMMYFKSLIDGLSPLPEASPEVRAELEKEAKQFGWPHLHAELVKIDPEAANKMSENDSQRINRALEVFRITGKTMTELQKQKQPALPYTFHQFAIAPADRSVLHQRIEKRFKIMLEQGFENEVSSLYKRKDLHPDLPSIRCVGYRQMWDYIAGEIDYDEMVFRGVAATRQLAKRQLTWLRGWPDVTWLATGDEENLQRVVSSLS; translated from the coding sequence TTGAATAACTTACCCGTGATTTTTTTAATGGGACCAACCGCTGCAGGGAAAACAGACTTAGCAATTTCGCTGTGTGAGCATTTAAACACAGAAATAATCAGTGTGGATTCAGCGCTGGTGTACAAAGATATGAATATCGGTACAGCCAAGCCAGATGCTGATGAATTAGTACGAGCGCCTCATCATCTAATTGATATTATTGATCCTGCAGAAAGTTATTCAGTTGCTGATTTTCGTCGCGATGCGATTGAAAAGATTGATCTATTTCATAAGCAAGGTAAAGTACCTGTATTAGTTGGCGGTACAATGATGTACTTTAAGTCATTGATTGATGGTTTGTCGCCACTACCAGAGGCATCACCCGAAGTGCGGGCTGAACTCGAAAAGGAAGCAAAGCAGTTTGGTTGGCCACATTTGCACGCAGAGCTCGTTAAAATCGATCCTGAGGCTGCGAATAAAATGAGTGAAAATGATTCACAACGTATTAATCGTGCGCTCGAAGTTTTTCGTATAACTGGCAAAACAATGACAGAGCTACAAAAACAAAAGCAGCCAGCGCTTCCTTATACTTTTCATCAATTTGCTATCGCGCCTGCCGATCGCAGCGTTTTACACCAGCGAATTGAGAAAAGGTTTAAAATAATGCTTGAACAGGGGTTTGAAAATGAAGTTTCATCCCTATATAAACGTAAGGATTTACACCCAGATCTACCTTCGATTCGTTGCGTAGGTTATAGACAAATGTGGGATTACATTGCAGGCGAAATTGACTATGATGAAATGGTCTTTCGTGGTGTTGCTGCCACGCGCCAGCTTGCCAAGAGGCAGTTAACTTGGCTAAGAGGTTGGCCTGATGTTACATGGTTGGCCACGGGTGATGAAGAAAACTTGCAACGTGTAGTAAGTTCGCTAAGCTAG
- the hflX gene encoding ribosome rescue GTPase HflX, with product MFDRYEAGEQAVLVHIDLPKEGDREDLHELELLVSSAGVSSLAIVQGSRQAPHPKLFVGTGKAEEIAETVKIHNADVIIFNHQLSPSQERNLESVCQCRVLDRTSLILDIFAQRARTHEGKLQVELAQLRHISTRLIRGWTHLERQKGGIGLRGPGETQLETDRRLLRARIKNIRARLDKVAVQREQGRRARTRNEIPTVSLVGYTNAGKSTLFNRITDSDVYAADQLFATLDPTLRKLDIGDVGPVILADTVGFIRHLPHDLVAAFKATLTETREADLQLHVIDVADPRRKENIEQVQSVLKEIEADEVPQLLVYNKIDALDDVAPRIDRNDEGQPIRVWLSARTGVGCELLSEAINELLAKKMLAESLKLPPQHGRIRAALFNLNAVHEECFDEHGNWLLSVRLPMAEWNRLKKEMGQDLDSFIVTD from the coding sequence TTGTTTGACCGTTATGAAGCCGGCGAACAGGCAGTTTTAGTTCATATCGACTTACCTAAAGAAGGGGATCGTGAAGATCTTCATGAATTAGAGTTGTTGGTATCTTCTGCTGGTGTTAGTAGTTTGGCGATTGTGCAAGGCAGTCGTCAAGCACCACATCCGAAACTTTTCGTCGGTACCGGAAAAGCAGAAGAGATCGCTGAAACTGTCAAAATCCACAATGCAGATGTCATTATTTTCAACCATCAACTAAGCCCGTCACAGGAACGTAACTTAGAGAGCGTTTGTCAGTGTCGTGTACTTGATCGTACGAGTTTGATCCTTGATATTTTTGCCCAGCGAGCGCGTACTCATGAAGGTAAACTTCAAGTTGAGTTGGCTCAGCTACGTCACATTTCAACACGCTTGATCCGTGGTTGGACTCACCTTGAGCGCCAAAAAGGTGGGATAGGTTTACGTGGTCCTGGTGAGACGCAGCTTGAAACCGATAGGCGACTTTTACGTGCAAGGATTAAGAATATTCGTGCACGTTTAGATAAGGTTGCTGTGCAACGTGAACAGGGGCGACGAGCGCGTACCCGTAATGAAATACCCACAGTCTCGTTAGTTGGTTACACTAACGCAGGCAAATCGACCCTGTTTAATAGAATAACAGATTCAGATGTGTATGCAGCTGACCAATTATTTGCAACACTTGATCCAACATTGCGTAAGTTAGATATTGGCGATGTAGGTCCGGTAATCCTCGCGGATACAGTTGGATTTATTCGTCACTTACCACATGATTTAGTGGCAGCTTTTAAAGCAACATTAACTGAAACCCGTGAAGCTGATTTACAGCTACATGTTATTGATGTAGCAGACCCGCGCCGTAAAGAGAATATTGAGCAAGTTCAGTCAGTTTTAAAAGAAATTGAAGCAGATGAAGTGCCGCAATTATTAGTGTATAACAAAATTGATGCGCTAGATGACGTTGCGCCACGTATAGATAGAAACGATGAAGGCCAGCCGATTAGAGTGTGGTTATCTGCTCGAACGGGTGTGGGTTGTGAGTTATTGTCAGAGGCAATTAATGAGCTGCTAGCAAAGAAAATGCTGGCAGAGTCACTTAAATTACCTCCGCAGCATGGTCGTATTCGAGCTGCACTATTTAACCTAAATGCCGTTCATGAAGAGTGCTTTGATGAACATGGTAACTGGTTGCTTTCGGTTCGTTTACCGATGGCTGAGTGGAATCGTTTGAAAAAAGAAATGGGACAGGATCTCGATTCTTTTATAGTTACGGACTAA
- the mutL gene encoding DNA mismatch repair endonuclease MutL, whose protein sequence is MSIEILPARLANQIAAGEVVERPASVVKELVENSLDAGGTRIQIDIERGGHKLIRIRDNGSGISKDELTLALSRHATSKLKSLDDLENICSLGFRGEALASISSVSRLTLSSKPKDQEAAWQAFAEGRDMAVQIKPTAHPDGTTIEVKDLFFNTPARRKFLRTEKTEFSHIDELIKRIALSRFDVSITLTHNGKVVRQYRAKPSPEQAISRVAQVAGKVFSEQGLHIQSGEAGLMLRGWVLPVGSSNTTQYTYVNNRMMRDKLILHAIRQAFEEVAGSEELPGFVIYIDIDPRQVDVNVHPAKHEVRFHQGRLVHDFILQAIKQVVVPLQHEAGFTEHNDTAFQQAPFAESSQSSTQLSYTASVPTEHYDYPKSDLQPTRSASYSGTTGRSEGGVSRDSQGRSKTSHQDVNAFYQGISEQHAAHFDQVRPEPSIATPVVEQTKLAKLIHVHEGECVFSEDNQLFAAHFKHALALDWQAYVEQAGSLEGKALLLPVRVNTSADDISALNAQQSWFTLLGFDLVIEKQFVMVKKLPPCVYLLDVSNAIERLIIACKTSPSSLDAWLNWLAQQIPTRYYTSQAFMEQVARLENNPQTMQRLRQKAVKIELSQFLN, encoded by the coding sequence ATGAGTATTGAAATATTACCTGCACGATTGGCTAACCAAATTGCAGCAGGGGAAGTGGTGGAACGGCCCGCCTCGGTTGTCAAAGAGCTTGTAGAAAATAGTTTAGATGCAGGTGGCACACGAATTCAGATTGATATTGAACGAGGCGGCCATAAGCTCATACGCATTCGCGATAATGGTAGCGGCATCAGTAAAGACGAGTTAACTTTAGCTCTCTCACGCCATGCAACCAGCAAATTAAAGTCACTCGATGACCTTGAAAATATTTGCTCACTGGGTTTTCGAGGGGAAGCTTTGGCCTCAATAAGCTCGGTATCGCGATTAACGCTAAGTTCAAAACCAAAAGATCAAGAAGCAGCGTGGCAAGCCTTTGCTGAAGGGCGTGATATGGCTGTGCAAATAAAGCCAACAGCTCACCCAGATGGCACCACTATTGAAGTTAAAGATTTATTTTTTAACACCCCCGCACGACGCAAATTTCTGCGCACAGAAAAAACAGAGTTTTCACATATTGATGAGCTTATAAAGCGGATTGCATTGAGCCGGTTTGATGTCTCAATTACGTTAACGCATAACGGCAAAGTTGTGCGTCAATACCGTGCAAAGCCTAGCCCAGAACAAGCAATTAGCCGTGTTGCACAAGTTGCCGGTAAAGTCTTTAGTGAACAAGGTTTGCATATTCAATCTGGTGAAGCAGGGTTAATGCTAAGAGGGTGGGTACTGCCTGTTGGTTCAAGCAATACGACTCAGTATACCTATGTGAATAACCGCATGATGCGCGACAAACTTATTTTGCATGCAATTCGCCAAGCATTTGAAGAAGTTGCAGGTTCTGAGGAATTACCTGGCTTTGTTATCTACATTGATATTGACCCACGTCAGGTCGATGTAAACGTGCATCCAGCCAAGCATGAAGTACGTTTTCATCAAGGCCGTTTAGTGCATGACTTTATTTTGCAGGCAATAAAACAAGTTGTGGTGCCGCTGCAGCATGAAGCTGGTTTTACTGAGCACAATGACACGGCTTTTCAGCAGGCCCCGTTTGCAGAGTCGAGTCAGAGCAGCACGCAGTTAAGCTATACTGCATCAGTGCCTACAGAGCACTATGATTATCCTAAATCAGATTTACAGCCAACACGCTCAGCGAGTTACTCTGGCACAACAGGGCGTTCCGAAGGGGGTGTTAGTCGCGACAGCCAAGGGCGTAGTAAAACATCACATCAAGATGTCAATGCATTTTATCAAGGGATCAGTGAGCAACATGCTGCGCATTTTGATCAAGTACGGCCTGAGCCAAGCATTGCCACACCGGTTGTGGAGCAGACAAAACTTGCTAAGCTCATTCACGTACACGAAGGTGAATGCGTATTTAGTGAAGATAACCAACTATTTGCTGCGCATTTTAAGCATGCTTTAGCACTCGACTGGCAAGCGTACGTAGAGCAAGCAGGTAGCCTTGAGGGCAAAGCTTTGTTGTTACCTGTGCGAGTAAACACAAGTGCTGATGATATTAGTGCTTTAAATGCTCAGCAGTCGTGGTTTACCCTGCTAGGTTTTGATTTAGTGATTGAAAAGCAATTTGTGATGGTTAAAAAGCTTCCGCCTTGTGTCTATTTACTTGATGTTAGCAATGCTATTGAGCGGCTCATCATTGCTTGCAAAACCTCGCCAAGTTCCCTCGATGCATGGCTAAATTGGTTAGCTCAGCAAATTCCGACACGTTATTACACAAGCCAAGCCTTTATGGAGCAAGTTGCTCGGTTAGAAAATAATCCACAAACTATGCAACGTTTACGTCAAAAAGCGGTTAAAATAGAACTATCTCAGTTTTTAAACTAA
- the hfq gene encoding RNA chaperone Hfq: MAKGQSLQDPFLNALRRERIPVSIFLVNGIKLQGKIQSFDQFVILLENTVNQMVYKHAISTVVPARTVNFQGAQGSDDSEEQEPGNF; the protein is encoded by the coding sequence ATGGCAAAAGGCCAGTCGTTACAAGACCCATTTTTGAATGCGTTACGTCGTGAGCGCATTCCAGTATCAATCTTTTTGGTTAATGGCATTAAGTTACAGGGTAAAATCCAGTCATTTGACCAATTTGTTATTTTACTTGAAAACACCGTGAATCAAATGGTGTATAAACACGCTATTTCTACCGTAGTTCCAGCGCGTACTGTTAACTTCCAAGGTGCACAAGGAAGCGATGATTCAGAAGAGCAAGAGCCTGGAAATTTTTAA
- the hflK gene encoding FtsH protease activity modulator HflK, with protein MAWNEPGNNGNDKDPWNNKGGKDQGPPDLDEVLRKFGNKFGGLFGGNKPGKNGGGLGGAGISFILIIAIIVWALSGIYTVKEAERGIVLQFGQFSRIAEPGLRWKMTFIERVIPVDIEAVRSLSAKGFMLTEDENVVNVEFEVQYRVIDPHLYKFSVTDADHSLQQALDSALRYVIGHVKMDQVLTTGREVVRQQTWDELNKIIEPYNLGIIVSDVNFKDSRPPGEVKDAFDDAIAAQEDEERFIREAEAYAREIEPRARGQVTRMTQEAEAYRERITLEAQGEVARFEKLLPEYQAAKEVTRKRLYIDAMEEVLGNSSKVLVDVKNGNNMMYLPLDKIMEKQGTATRVALPSSSDIKDLRNKLNTSRNSTVNSSNDRFATDRFNEGR; from the coding sequence ATGGCCTGGAATGAACCGGGTAATAATGGCAATGATAAAGATCCGTGGAATAACAAAGGCGGAAAAGATCAAGGCCCACCTGATTTAGACGAGGTACTGCGTAAATTCGGCAACAAGTTTGGCGGTTTATTTGGTGGTAACAAGCCAGGTAAAAACGGCGGCGGACTTGGTGGCGCAGGCATTTCTTTCATATTAATTATTGCCATCATCGTTTGGGCATTAAGTGGTATTTATACAGTTAAAGAAGCTGAGCGCGGTATTGTTTTACAATTTGGTCAGTTTAGTCGCATTGCAGAGCCAGGCTTACGTTGGAAAATGACGTTCATCGAACGTGTCATTCCGGTTGATATTGAGGCGGTACGCTCTTTATCTGCGAAAGGCTTTATGCTGACAGAAGATGAAAACGTCGTAAATGTAGAGTTTGAAGTGCAGTATCGTGTTATCGATCCTCACCTATATAAGTTCAGTGTAACGGATGCTGATCACAGCCTACAACAAGCGCTCGATAGCGCACTTCGTTATGTTATTGGTCATGTGAAAATGGACCAAGTATTAACAACAGGTCGTGAGGTCGTTCGTCAACAAACGTGGGATGAGCTAAACAAAATTATCGAGCCGTATAACCTCGGTATTATTGTCAGCGACGTGAACTTTAAAGACTCACGCCCACCAGGTGAAGTAAAAGATGCCTTTGATGATGCCATTGCAGCACAAGAAGATGAAGAACGTTTCATCCGTGAAGCAGAAGCTTATGCCCGTGAGATAGAGCCGCGTGCCCGTGGTCAAGTAACACGTATGACGCAAGAAGCTGAAGCATATCGCGAGCGCATTACATTAGAAGCGCAAGGTGAGGTAGCACGCTTTGAAAAGCTATTACCAGAATACCAAGCAGCTAAAGAAGTAACGCGTAAACGCTTGTATATCGATGCAATGGAAGAAGTACTTGGTAATAGCTCTAAAGTACTTGTTGATGTGAAAAACGGTAATAACATGATGTATTTACCACTTGATAAAATTATGGAAAAGCAAGGCACCGCGACCCGTGTTGCACTGCCAAGTTCAAGTGATATCAAAGATTTGCGCAACAAGTTGAATACATCACGCAACAGTACGGTTAACTCGAGTAATGACCGTTTTGCAACTGATCGCTTTAATGAGGGGAGATAA
- a CDS encoding adenylosuccinate synthase — MGKNVVVLGTQWGDEGKGKVVDLLTDKASLVVRYQGGHNAGHTLVINGEKTVLHLIPSGVLRDNVKCVIGNGVVLSPEALMKEIGMLEERGVPVRERLLISEACPLILPFHIALDLAREKARGDKPIGTTGRGIGPAYEDKVARRGLRVGDLFNPELFASKLKEVLEYHNFTLEHYYKVEPVDFQKTFDDAMAIADILKAMVVDVTELLDQTRLAGDNILFEGAQGTLLDIDHGTYPYVTSSNTTAGGVATGAGFGPLHLDYVLGIIKAYTTRVGSGPFPTELYDGLDKQDSVGKHLGEKGHEFGATTGRLRRTGWLDAVAMRRAVQINSISGFCLTKLDVLDGLETLKICTGYQLEDGTVTNVTPLAAEGYEKVTPVYEEMPGWSENTVGVTSVDELPKAALDYIKRIEEITGVPVDIISTGPDRVETMVLRNPFA, encoded by the coding sequence ATGGGTAAAAACGTTGTTGTACTAGGCACCCAATGGGGTGACGAAGGTAAGGGTAAGGTAGTTGACCTCCTTACAGACAAAGCATCTTTAGTAGTTCGTTATCAAGGTGGTCATAACGCAGGCCACACTCTGGTAATTAACGGTGAAAAGACGGTTTTACACCTTATTCCATCGGGTGTATTACGTGACAATGTTAAGTGTGTGATTGGTAATGGTGTTGTTTTATCACCAGAAGCGTTGATGAAAGAAATTGGCATGCTAGAAGAGCGTGGCGTGCCTGTGCGTGAGCGTTTATTAATTAGTGAAGCGTGTCCGCTTATTTTACCTTTCCACATTGCATTAGATTTAGCCCGTGAAAAAGCACGTGGCGATAAGCCAATCGGTACTACAGGTCGTGGTATTGGTCCAGCTTATGAAGATAAAGTAGCACGTCGTGGTTTACGTGTTGGCGATTTATTCAATCCTGAATTATTCGCGAGTAAATTAAAAGAAGTATTGGAATACCATAACTTCACGCTAGAGCATTACTACAAAGTAGAGCCAGTTGATTTCCAGAAGACATTTGATGATGCAATGGCTATTGCTGATATCTTAAAAGCAATGGTTGTTGATGTAACTGAGCTACTTGATCAAACGCGTTTAGCGGGCGACAACATCTTATTTGAAGGTGCGCAAGGTACATTGCTTGATATCGACCACGGTACTTACCCGTATGTAACATCATCAAACACAACGGCTGGTGGTGTAGCAACAGGTGCTGGTTTTGGTCCATTACACCTTGATTACGTACTAGGTATTATCAAAGCTTACACAACACGTGTGGGTTCTGGTCCTTTCCCTACAGAGCTTTACGATGGTCTTGATAAGCAAGATTCAGTAGGTAAGCACTTAGGTGAGAAAGGCCATGAATTCGGTGCAACGACAGGTCGTTTACGCCGTACTGGTTGGTTAGACGCAGTGGCAATGCGCCGTGCGGTTCAAATCAACAGCATCTCAGGTTTCTGTTTAACTAAACTAGACGTTCTAGATGGTTTAGAAACCTTAAAAATCTGTACAGGTTACCAGTTAGAAGATGGCACAGTAACGAACGTTACGCCATTAGCTGCTGAAGGTTACGAGAAAGTAACGCCAGTATACGAAGAGATGCCAGGCTGGTCAGAAAACACAGTAGGTGTAACCTCAGTTGATGAGTTGCCTAAAGCGGCACTTGATTACATCAAGCGTATTGAAGAAATCACGGGTGTTCCAGTTGATATCATCTCTACTGGTCCTGATCGTGTAGAGACTATGGTATTACGCAACCCGTTTGCATAA
- the hflC gene encoding protease modulator HflC, producing the protein MKNFSLVILALAVVMSFSSIFVVQEGEKAIVLLFSKVQKDSNDTAVVYGPGLNFKVPFFSQVRRLDARIQTLDGAPDRFVTSEKKDLIVDSYVKWRINDFSAFYLRARGDKQYAETLLKQKVNNGLRTNFGSRTIKEIVSGERSELMEEALVQASESAQELGIEVLDVRVKQINLPQEVSSSIFQRMRAERTAVAKEHRSEGQEKAETIRAEVDRRVTVMLADAERNARTVRGQGDAEAAGIYANAYNKDAEFFGFVRSLEAYKKTFKDKQDVMVISPDSDFFNYMKGANAQ; encoded by the coding sequence ATGAAAAATTTTAGTTTAGTAATACTTGCCCTTGCGGTTGTTATGTCTTTTTCATCTATTTTTGTCGTACAAGAAGGTGAAAAGGCGATTGTATTGTTGTTCAGTAAAGTGCAGAAAGACAGTAATGACACAGCAGTAGTTTACGGCCCAGGCTTGAACTTTAAAGTGCCATTTTTCAGTCAAGTACGCCGTTTAGATGCACGTATCCAAACATTAGATGGTGCACCTGATCGTTTTGTAACAAGCGAGAAAAAAGACTTAATTGTTGATTCATACGTGAAATGGCGTATCAACGACTTTAGTGCATTTTACCTACGTGCTCGTGGTGATAAGCAGTATGCTGAAACGCTATTAAAGCAAAAGGTAAACAATGGTCTACGTACTAACTTTGGTTCTCGTACCATTAAAGAAATTGTTTCAGGTGAGCGTAGTGAGCTTATGGAAGAAGCGTTAGTACAAGCTTCAGAAAGTGCGCAAGAGTTAGGTATTGAAGTACTTGATGTGCGTGTTAAGCAAATTAACTTACCACAAGAAGTCAGTAGTTCAATCTTCCAACGTATGCGCGCAGAGCGTACTGCTGTGGCGAAAGAGCACCGTTCTGAAGGTCAAGAAAAGGCAGAAACAATTCGTGCTGAGGTTGATCGTCGCGTAACAGTTATGCTGGCAGATGCCGAGCGTAATGCGCGTACTGTACGCGGTCAAGGTGATGCAGAAGCGGCGGGTATCTATGCCAATGCGTATAACAAAGATGCTGAGTTCTTTGGTTTTGTGCGTAGTCTCGAAGCTTACAAGAAGACCTTTAAAGATAAGCAAGATGTTATGGTTATCTCTCCAGATAGTGATTTCTTTAATTACATGAAAGGCGCAAATGCCCAGTAA